The window GCAGCGGCCGCGTCAGTTTCTTGCCGAGCGCCTGCCCCTGATCGGTCAGATAACCCTGGTTGAGCAGGCCGACATCGCGCTCGACCAGCGCCAGGTCGGCCTCGCTGACGATGCCGTTGCGCTTGAGCGGGCGGGTGACGATCAGTACATCCCGGTACAACCGCACCTGCGCCGGCACGAATAGGGTCCAGGGCGAACTGCCGTCGCAGCGCACGCGGACTGTGACTCGGCCGATGGGCTGGGCTGGGCTTTCCAGCGAGGCTGTCAAATCCTTGTCGCACAACGGTAGGCGCAGGCGCGGATCGAGACGGTTGACCTGGATCTCATGGCGGCCCGAGATTGCGCTGCGCTGCAAATAGTCTTCGACGGCCACCTCAAGAAAACCCTGGGTGACGCCGATAAGTTGCTCAGGCAGGGTGGTGTCGGCGTGGCTCGCGGCGCTGTAGCCGAACCCTAGCAGTGCAGGTAAAACAGTCAGGCAGAATCTGTGGCTTTTTGCCATCAGCTGTCGAAAAAATGTCGTTGTCACGTTCATAACGGCTTCAAAGCAAGGCCCGTGCCGTCTGGCAGGTTGAGGGCGCACTAAAAAGAGGAAGCAGGGCATGGCCGGCGTAATGGACTCGGTTAACCAGCGCACGCAACTGGTCGGGCAGAACCGGCTGGAGTTGCTGCTGTTCCGTCTGGATGGCAGACAGCTGTATGGCATC is drawn from Pseudomonas cavernae and contains these coding sequences:
- the flgA gene encoding flagellar basal body P-ring formation chaperone FlgA — translated: MNVTTTFFRQLMAKSHRFCLTVLPALLGFGYSAASHADTTLPEQLIGVTQGFLEVAVEDYLQRSAISGRHEIQVNRLDPRLRLPLCDKDLTASLESPAQPIGRVTVRVRCDGSSPWTLFVPAQVRLYRDVLIVTRPLKRNGIVSEADLALVERDVGLLNQGYLTDQGQALGKKLTRPLLPDQVLAPVHLQMAEAVRKGDQVVISARSGSIKVRMAGEALSDGAPGAQIRVRNQTSQRVIKALVIGPGQVEVAM